The Vibrio bathopelagicus genomic sequence AGAGCAAGCTCAGAAAGCTCGAGTCGCGTTCAATCAGGTGGTTGCAGAACTGCCACTTGCTTGACATTAGCCATGACACAGTCCATTTATCTGGACTCTCCTAAATAAGCCAAAGGCTCACAGAAATGTGAGCCTTTTTATTGGCCAAAGCAAAAGTTTGAGTTATTGCTCAGTTTTATATTTCCGAAACAAATATGAAACGACTTTGACACACTTCAGTGTTCTAATCACCCTGCTTATATAAATAGGGATAAACAATGAAGCAGCTTATAAAACCAGTTATTGCCGTAATGGCAACTTCCACACTTTCATTTAACGTGCTTTCAGCGGAAATAAAAAACGTTATCTTAATGATTGGCGATGGCATGGGACCACAGCAAGTGGGTTTGTTAGAGACTTACGCAAATCGAGCACCGAATTCGGTCTATAAAGGGAACAAAACTGCCCTTTACCAACTGGCGCAAGAAGGAGTTATAGGCTCATCTCTTACCCACCCGGAAGACGCAATCGTGGTTGACTCAGCTTGCTCAGCGACCATGCTTGCGACTGGTATTTACAGCGGTTCAGAAGTGATCGGTATCGATTCTCAGGGTAACCATGTTGAGACGGTACTTGAGAAAGCGAAGAAAGCGGGCAAAGCGACCGGTTTAGTTTCCGATACGCGCTTAACTCACGCAACTCCGGCTTCCTTTGCCGCTCACCAACCTCACCGTTCTTTAGAGAATCAAATTGCATCCGATATGCTCGCTACTGGCGCTGATGTAATGCTCTCTGGAGGGCTGCGTCATTGGATCCCTAAATCGACCAACGACAAAGGTGAAACTTATAAGCAGCTTGAGCAGCTGACTCAAGGTGACATTTACCTAAAATCAAAGCGCAAAGACGACCGTAACCTTCTAACTGAAGCAGAGAAAGGCGGCTACCAACTGGCGTTTAACCGCAACATGCTAGACGACGCTAAGGGAGATAAGCTACTTGGCCTATTTGCTTACTCTGGCATGGACGATGGCATTGCTTACAGCAACAAGAAAAAGAGTGGCGAACGAACTCAACCAAGTTTGAAAGAGATGACACAAAAAGCACTCAACGTTTTATCCAAAGATGAAGATGGCTTTTTCCTAATGGTCGAAGGCGGCCAAATAGATTGGGCTGGCCACAGTAACGATGCAGGCACGATGCTGCATGAATTGCTTAAATTCGATGAAGCAATCCAGACTGTGTACGAATGGGCGAAAGATCGTGAAGACACACTCGTGATTGTAACCGCAGACCACGAGACAGGATCTTTTGGTTTCAGCTACTCGTCGAATAACCTACCAAAACCACAGAAACGATCTGGCGAAGCCTTCGCTGATCGCGACTATGCACCCAACTTTAACTTTGGCGCATTCGATATTCTTGATGGTTTATACAATCAGAAGCAAAGCTACTACGGCATGATCAGCGAATTTCAGAAGCTGGATAAATCACTACAAACACCTGAAAAGCTGGCTGAGATCGTCAACAAAAACAGTGAGTTCCCTATCACAGCGGAACAAGCGAAAAACGTATTAGCAAGTAAGCCGAATCCATATCGACTGGCTCAGCACAAATACCTAGCTAAAGAAGAAGTGCCAGCGATCAATGATTTCGATGCATTCTTCCCTTACAACGACCGTGGCAACCTGCTTGCACGTGAACAAGCAACAGGCCAAAACATCGTTTGGGGTACTGGTACACATACTCATACACCAGTGAACGTGTTTGCTTGGGGGCCTGCTGAAAAGATACTGCCCGTTTCGAAAATCATGCACCACTCAGAACTGGGTGAGTACATTAAACAGCAAGTAAACTAGTTCGGGTTCAGTCGAGATTCACCAAGCTAAATGAGAAATTATTTAACTGATAAATCATGCACTAAATAGATTACGACGACCAAAAAACTCAATATTTAAGCGCCCATAGGGCGCTTTTTTACAAGCTATTCGTCAATCATTATATTGACGAATAAAATATTAATCGACAGTATACAAACTTACCTTTCAATCGATGACCCCAAACATGTGTGAAATATTCGCTAAGCAGCCCAAAGAAAATTATCAATTTGTCACCCGCTCAATTCGGATTGAAGGCCATGCGACCAGCGTCAAATTAGAAGCTAGTTTTTGGTCCATACTAGAAGAGATTGCCAATAATCAATGCCTTTCAGTTCCGAAGTTCATTAGTACCATTTATAAAGAAGCATTACTGCATAATGGTGAAGTCACTAATTTTGCGTCGCTATTACGTTGTGCATGTTTAACTTATGCAAGCCAACCACTGCAAACAATGTCGTTCGCGAATAACCAACTCACCGCACAATCTATATAATTCACTCATTGTCGTACTCTAGTACTACCTATACTACTAAATCCATCAGTATTCTATCCG encodes the following:
- a CDS encoding alkaline phosphatase; this encodes MKQLIKPVIAVMATSTLSFNVLSAEIKNVILMIGDGMGPQQVGLLETYANRAPNSVYKGNKTALYQLAQEGVIGSSLTHPEDAIVVDSACSATMLATGIYSGSEVIGIDSQGNHVETVLEKAKKAGKATGLVSDTRLTHATPASFAAHQPHRSLENQIASDMLATGADVMLSGGLRHWIPKSTNDKGETYKQLEQLTQGDIYLKSKRKDDRNLLTEAEKGGYQLAFNRNMLDDAKGDKLLGLFAYSGMDDGIAYSNKKKSGERTQPSLKEMTQKALNVLSKDEDGFFLMVEGGQIDWAGHSNDAGTMLHELLKFDEAIQTVYEWAKDREDTLVIVTADHETGSFGFSYSSNNLPKPQKRSGEAFADRDYAPNFNFGAFDILDGLYNQKQSYYGMISEFQKLDKSLQTPEKLAEIVNKNSEFPITAEQAKNVLASKPNPYRLAQHKYLAKEEVPAINDFDAFFPYNDRGNLLAREQATGQNIVWGTGTHTHTPVNVFAWGPAEKILPVSKIMHHSELGEYIKQQVN
- a CDS encoding ribbon-helix-helix domain-containing protein, which gives rise to MCEIFAKQPKENYQFVTRSIRIEGHATSVKLEASFWSILEEIANNQCLSVPKFISTIYKEALLHNGEVTNFASLLRCACLTYASQPLQTMSFANNQLTAQSI